The Klebsiella quasivariicola region TACCGATAAACAAAATCATTCCGTAGAATGAGACGGCAACAATAAATTATTGGCATGACAATAAAGGCATATAACGCGCAAATAATACGTGATTAGCCCGGGCATGTATAATTTTTATTTTGTATATTACCCATGAATGTATTCAGCATAATTATCACCATTTCACTGGTATTATTTATTTTAGATTTTACTTATATCGTAACAATTGAATCTTACCGGATCTCAGACCGCTCCTTTAGCATGAGTTCACTTCCTTCCCGGAAGCTAAAACATAAAAACAGTTAAAGGAATTTCTTCATGAAAAGAAAAGTACTGGCCCTCGTCATCCCGGCTTTATTAGCTGCCGGTGCCGCTCACGCAGCGGAAATTTATAATAAAGATGGAAATAAATTAGATCTCTATGGCAAGGTAGATGGTCTGCATTATTTCTCCAGCGACTCGAAAAAAGACGGCGATCAAACTTATTTGCGTTTTGGCTTTAAGGGCGAAACTCAGATCAACAATATGCTGACCGGCTATGGTCAGTGGGAATATAACGTTCAGGCCAACAACACCGAGAGCTCCAGCGATCAGGCGTGGACCCGTCTGGCATTCGCGGGTATCAAAGTCGGCGATTACGGCTCCTTCGACTACGGTCGTAACTACGGCGTGCTGTACGACGTCGAAGGCTGGACCGATATGCTGCCGGAGTTCGGCGGCGACTCCTACACCTATGCGGATAACTTTATGGCAGGCCGCGCCAACGGCGTCGCGACCTACCGCAACAGCGATTTCTTTGGCCTGGTGGAGGGTCTGAACTTTGCCCTGCAATATCAGGGTAAAAACGAAGGTCAGAACGCACAGGATATCAACGTCGGCACCAATAACCGCAGCAGCGACAGCGATGTTCGTTTCGACAATGGCGATGGTTTCGGCCTCTCCACCTCTTATGACTTCGGCATGGGCATCAGCGCGGCGGCAGCCTACACCTCTTCTGACCGTACTAACGATCAGATGACCCAGACCAACGCCTACGGTGATAAAGCGGAAGCCTGGACCGCCGGTCTGAAGTACGACGCCAACGATATCTACCTGGCGACCATGTACTCTGAAACCCGCAATATGACCCCGTACGGCAACGACGGTGTGGCCAATAAAACGCAAAACTTCGAAGTCACCGCGCAGTATCAGTTCGACTTCGGTCTGCGTCCGGCCATCTCCTACCTGCAGTCCAAAGGCAAAGATCTGTACAATAACGGCCGCTATGCCGATAAAGATCTGGTCAAATATATGGACGTTGGCGCGACCTATTACTTCAACCGTAATATGTCCACCTATGTTGATTACAAAATCAACCTGCTGGATGGTAACGACAAATTCTACGAAGACAACGGTATCTCTACCGATAACATCGTCGCTCTGGGCCTGGTTTACCAGTTCTGATGCGCCTGCCCGCCGGTTCCGGCGGGCTTCCCCCACCCGCCTCGCTGCAGATAAAACAAAACGCTATATCTTACGAGCTAAAATAGCCGTCCGTTTAATGATATAGTCATGGCCAGTCAGTGCTTGCCCGAGGACGTCCATGATGCACCACCATCCGGTAAAATCTTCCCGAATTATCTCCGTCGCCTACGATGACGCCTCCGCCACACTGGAAATCTATTTTTATCACCAGCCGCCATTACAATATACCGGCGTTCCACCGCGTATTTTTCGTGACTTTTTACAGGTGGTTTCAAAAGGGCGATTTTATGACGGCGTGATTAAAGGAAAATTCCCCGAACGCAAGCCACGTTAATGTCAAAATGTGACCGCGGTCATGATACAAAATGTGCCATATTGCCTTACAATATGAGGGGATACTTAAACAGGAGGTTTTATGAGCAGAATGATTCTTGTCCCTATCGATATCTCTGATAAAGAATTTACTGAACGCATTATCAGTCACGTTGAATCGGAAGCGCGGATTGACGACGCCGAGGTCCATTTCCTCACCGTGATCCCTTCTCTGCCCTATTATGCCTCACTGGGAATGGCCTATACCGCTGAGCTTCCCGGCATGGATGAGCTGCGTGAGGGTTCTGAAACGCAGTTGAAAGAGATCGCAAAGCAGTTCTCTATCCCGGAAGACCGGATGCATTTTCACGTCGCGGAAGGGTCGCCAAAAGATAAAATCCTTGCTCTGGCCAAGTCGCTGCCAGCCGACCTGGTGATCATCGCCTCCCACCGGCCTGATATCACGACTTATCTGCTGGGCTCCAACGCCGCCGCGGTGGTTCGTCACGCCGAGTGCTCGGTCCTGGTAGTCCGCTAACGCCACAGCCCGCCGCCCGGCGGGCTGTTAATTTCCGCATCAGCCGGCCCCGCCCGGCTGCTCGCTGCGGAAAGTGCCGGAAAGATGCTGACATTCCGCCCCTGAATCCGTACCATACACGCCACGGTTGCCTGTCAAACCTCAATAATTGCTACGCGCCAGCGCCACGTTGTTCAGCGGCTGGCAGAATGCGTGCTCTTCTGATGCCACACTATGAATTGAGCCACTATTACATGCTGCAAAATCAAGAAATCAGTAAAAAAGAAAAATACAACATCGATAAGCTGCAGAAACGTCTGCGCCGCAACGTCGGTGAGGCGATTGCCGACTTCAATATGATTGAAGAGGGCGACCGCATTATGGTTTGTCTTTCAGGCGGCAAGGACAGCTATACCATGCTGGAGATCCTGCGTAATCTGCAGAAAAGCGCGCCCATCTCCTTTTCGCTGGTGGCGGTCAACCTCGATCAGAAGCAGCCCGGGTTCCCGGAGCATATTCTGCCGGCGTATCTTGAGCAGCTGGGCGTGGAATACAAGATTGTCGAAGAGAATACCTACGGCATCGTCAAAGAGAAGATCCCGGAAGGGAAAACCACCTGCTCGCTGTGCTCTCGCCTGCGTCGCGGCATCCTCTACCGTACCGCCACCGAGCTCGGGGCGACCAAGATCGCCCTCGGCCATCATCGCGATGACATCCTGCAGACGCTGTTCCTGAATATGTTCTACGGCGGAAAAATGAAAGGGATGCCGCCGAAGCTAATGAGCGACGACGGCAAACACATCGTCATCCGCCCGCTGGCCTACTGCCGCGAAAAGGACATCGAGCGCTTCTCCCAGGCCAAAGGCTTCCCGATTATTCCGTGCAACCTGTGCGGTTCGCAGCCAAATCTGCAGCGTCAGGTGATCGCCGATATGCTCCGCGACTGGGATAAGCGTTATCCTGGGCGCATTGAAACCATGTTCAGCGCGATGCAGAACGTGGTGCCTTCACATCTGAGCGATGTCAATCTGTTTGATTTTAAAGGCATCACCCACGGCTCCGAGGTGGTGGACGGTGGCGATCTGGCGTTTGACCGGGAAGAGATTCCCCTGCAACCTGCCAGCTGGCAGCCGGAAGAAGAAGACGCCCGTCTCGATGAACTGCGTCTGAACGTGGTGGAAGTGAAGTAACCCTCACGCGTCTCAGGCAGCCGCCTGAGACGCACTAACCTGCCCTTACTTCAGCAGTCGAACGCGGCAGGCTTTGCCCTTAATCTTGCCATTTTGTAACTGCTTATACGCCTTCTGCGCCATATTCTGGCGGATCGCCACATAGACATGAGCCGGATGAACGGTAATTTTGCCGATATCGGCGCCATCAAAACCCATATCCCCGGTCAGGGCTCCCAGCACATCTCCCGGGCGCATTTTCGCCTTTTTACCGCCGTCAATACACAGCGTGGCCATCTCCGCCGTCAACGGTGCGATGGTGTTGCCCGTCGGCGCCGGCAGCCAGTTCAGGGAGAGCTGCAGCATGTCGGCCAGGATCGTGGCGCGCTGCGCCTCTTCCGGCGCACAGAAGCTGATGGCCAGCCCTTGTTCGCCGGCGCGGGCGGTACGGCCGATGCGGTGAACATGCACCTCCGGATCCCAGGCCAGCTCGAAGTTCACCACCAGCGCGAGGGATTTGATGTCGAGGCCGCGGGCGGCGACGTCGGTCGCCACCAGAACCCGGACGCTGCCGTTGGCGAAGCGCACCAGCGTCTGATCGCGGTCGCGCTGCTCGAGATCACCGTGCAGCGACAAGGCGCTCTGCCCGGCGGCGTTGAGCGCATCGCAGACCGCCTGGCAATCGCGTTTGGTGTTGCAGAACACCACACAGGATGCGGGCTGATGCTGGCTGAGCAGGCGCTGCAGCAGGGCAATCTTACCGTGGCGGGAAACTTCAAAAAACTGCTGCTCAATCGCCGGGAGCGCATCGACAGTGTCGATCTCAATTGTCTGCGGATTGCGCTGCACCCGGCCGCTGATCGCCGCGATTGCCGCCGGCCAGGTGGCGGAAAACAGCAGGGTCTGCCGGTCAGCCGGCGCGAAGCGGATCACCTCGTCGATGGCGTCGCTGAAGCCCATATCGAGCATGCGGTCCGCTTCATCCATCACCAGGGTCTGCAACGCGTCAAGGGAGACCGTCCCCTTCTGCAGATGATCGAGCAGACGGCCCGGGGTGGCGACGATGATATGCGGGGCGTGCTGGAGTGAATCTCGCTGGGCGCCAAAGGGCTGCCCGCCGCAGAGCATCAGAATCTTGATGTTCGGCAGGCAGCGCGCCAGGCGACGCAGCTCACCGGCAACCTGATCGGCCAGCTCGCGGGTCGGACACAACACCAGCGACTGGGTCTCAAAGCGCGCCGGATCGATATGCTGCAGCAGACCCAGCCCGAATGCGGCCGTTTTTCCGCTGCCGGTTTTTGCCTGCACGCGCACATCTTTCCCCGCAAGGATCGCCGGCAGGGCGGCGGCCTGAACCGGGGTCATCGACAGATAACCCAGCTCATTAAGGTTGGCTAATTGGGCGGCAGGTAAAACAGTCAGGGTAGAAAAAGCGGTCACAATGTATTCTCGTATTAAAGGACGGACAATCTGCAGGCGCGTATCCTCGCAGATCTCCGCGCCTGATGCGACAATTTAATCGGCTCTTCGTCAGGCGGCGGATCGGGCTGCGGCTGCGGACGCGGTCGTGGGTCGGGTAAAGGAGCCGGATCGTTCGGCTCGGGTGAGATGGGGATAGACTGGGCTGTCAGCCCTGAAGCGTAATGCATAGAGGCCTCCCGGAGAGTAATACGGGCGTACCCGCAGGCTTAACGGCCTGAAGACCGTCGGGTGTCTTAGTAAGCGTAGAAGCTGGTCCGGAGAGCGCAAAAAAAAAGCCGACTCAACAAAGTCGGCGTCGTACGAATTAATTGTGCTATGCAGTAATTCAAAAAAGGAAGTAAGACAATATGGAGCGCAACGCCCATCGCTTGACGTTGCATTCACCTGCGAGAGAGATATTGCCCTGAATGGGTAGGTGGTTTATTGATTTCGCTCAAACATTGCCGGGTTTTCCCGGCAATGCGGCCGCTAAAAGGCGATTCTTTACAACCATTTACTGCGATGTAACCACCACGCAACACCACCGATGACAACAACTAACATCAGGCAGAAGAGGCTAAACCCCAGATGCCAGCTGTTTCCCGGGATCCCGCCAAGGTTGACGCCGAACAGGCCGGTTAAAAAGGTGCTGGGCAGAAACACCATCGCCATCAACGACATTGTATAAGTCCGCCGCGCCAGAGACTCCTGCATAATCTGGGCGATCTCGTCGCTCATGATCGCCGTCCGGGCGATACAGCTGTCGATCTCATCCAGACCGCGCCCCAGCCGCTCAGCGATATCCTGCATCCGCCGCCGCTGATCGTCACTCATCCACGGCAGCCGCTCGCTGGCCAGTCGGGCGTAAACGTCGCGCTGCGGCGCCATATAGCGGCGCATCACAATCAGTTGCTTACGCAGCAGCGCGAGAAAACCCCGCGGTGGCACCTGTTGGTCAAGCAGGTCATCTTCCAGGTCGATAATGCGGTCGTGCAGCTGTTCGATAAACTCGCTGGCATGATCGGTCAGCGCATCGCAGACTTCCACCAGCCAGCTGCCGCCGTCCGTCGGGCCATTGCCCTCCTTCAGGTCACCCAGCACATCGTCCAGCGCCAGCACCTTGCGCTGACGGGTGGAGACGATCAGCCGCTCGTCCATGTACAGGCGCATCGCCACCAGCTGGTCGGGACGCTCATCAGTACTGCCGTTAATGCAGCGCAGGGTTATCAGCGCCCCGTCGCCGATCCGCGTCACCCGTGGCCGGGTGCTCTCTCCCGCCAGGGCGTCACGCACGTTATTGGGCAGCAACGGGGTGGCCGCCAGCCAGTCGGCGCTGTCGCTGTGGGTATAATTCAGATGCAGCCAGCAGGGC contains the following coding sequences:
- the zntB gene encoding zinc transporter ZntB, with the protein product MDAIKGSELQIPDAIFAWVLDGQGGVKPLTDNDIIDKDKPCWLHLNYTHSDSADWLAATPLLPNNVRDALAGESTRPRVTRIGDGALITLRCINGSTDERPDQLVAMRLYMDERLIVSTRQRKVLALDDVLGDLKEGNGPTDGGSWLVEVCDALTDHASEFIEQLHDRIIDLEDDLLDQQVPPRGFLALLRKQLIVMRRYMAPQRDVYARLASERLPWMSDDQRRRMQDIAERLGRGLDEIDSCIARTAIMSDEIAQIMQESLARRTYTMSLMAMVFLPSTFLTGLFGVNLGGIPGNSWHLGFSLFCLMLVVVIGGVAWWLHRSKWL
- the ttcA gene encoding tRNA 2-thiocytidine(32) synthetase TtcA; this encodes MLQNQEISKKEKYNIDKLQKRLRRNVGEAIADFNMIEEGDRIMVCLSGGKDSYTMLEILRNLQKSAPISFSLVAVNLDQKQPGFPEHILPAYLEQLGVEYKIVEENTYGIVKEKIPEGKTTCSLCSRLRRGILYRTATELGATKIALGHHRDDILQTLFLNMFYGGKMKGMPPKLMSDDGKHIVIRPLAYCREKDIERFSQAKGFPIIPCNLCGSQPNLQRQVIADMLRDWDKRYPGRIETMFSAMQNVVPSHLSDVNLFDFKGITHGSEVVDGGDLAFDREEIPLQPASWQPEEEDARLDELRLNVVEVK
- the uspF gene encoding universal stress protein UspF; the encoded protein is MSRMILVPIDISDKEFTERIISHVESEARIDDAEVHFLTVIPSLPYYASLGMAYTAELPGMDELREGSETQLKEIAKQFSIPEDRMHFHVAEGSPKDKILALAKSLPADLVIIASHRPDITTYLLGSNAAAVVRHAECSVLVVR
- the dbpA gene encoding ATP-dependent RNA helicase DbpA; the encoded protein is MTAFSTLTVLPAAQLANLNELGYLSMTPVQAAALPAILAGKDVRVQAKTGSGKTAAFGLGLLQHIDPARFETQSLVLCPTRELADQVAGELRRLARCLPNIKILMLCGGQPFGAQRDSLQHAPHIIVATPGRLLDHLQKGTVSLDALQTLVMDEADRMLDMGFSDAIDEVIRFAPADRQTLLFSATWPAAIAAISGRVQRNPQTIEIDTVDALPAIEQQFFEVSRHGKIALLQRLLSQHQPASCVVFCNTKRDCQAVCDALNAAGQSALSLHGDLEQRDRDQTLVRFANGSVRVLVATDVAARGLDIKSLALVVNFELAWDPEVHVHRIGRTARAGEQGLAISFCAPEEAQRATILADMLQLSLNWLPAPTGNTIAPLTAEMATLCIDGGKKAKMRPGDVLGALTGDMGFDGADIGKITVHPAHVYVAIRQNMAQKAYKQLQNGKIKGKACRVRLLK
- the ompK37 gene encoding porin OmpK37 is translated as MKRKVLALVIPALLAAGAAHAAEIYNKDGNKLDLYGKVDGLHYFSSDSKKDGDQTYLRFGFKGETQINNMLTGYGQWEYNVQANNTESSSDQAWTRLAFAGIKVGDYGSFDYGRNYGVLYDVEGWTDMLPEFGGDSYTYADNFMAGRANGVATYRNSDFFGLVEGLNFALQYQGKNEGQNAQDINVGTNNRSSDSDVRFDNGDGFGLSTSYDFGMGISAAAAYTSSDRTNDQMTQTNAYGDKAEAWTAGLKYDANDIYLATMYSETRNMTPYGNDGVANKTQNFEVTAQYQFDFGLRPAISYLQSKGKDLYNNGRYADKDLVKYMDVGATYYFNRNMSTYVDYKINLLDGNDKFYEDNGISTDNIVALGLVYQF
- a CDS encoding KTSC domain-containing protein, coding for MHHHPVKSSRIISVAYDDASATLEIYFYHQPPLQYTGVPPRIFRDFLQVVSKGRFYDGVIKGKFPERKPR